In one Hoplias malabaricus isolate fHopMal1 chromosome X1, fHopMal1.hap1, whole genome shotgun sequence genomic region, the following are encoded:
- the LOC136675890 gene encoding neuritin-like isoform X2 has protein sequence MKSIPTLLNNVSLLQVTSSGTCEGVFKGFSDCLLNLGENMVNYPQELDDRENLQTICSYWDDFHSCASTAIADCHEGAVDLWEKLKVQSRSLNYKGSLFELCSGDNGSSKLGLTWTWSLELTVLSIAVSKLVAWLVF, from the exons ATGAAAAGCATACCAACCTTATTGAACAATG TGTCTTTACTCCAGGTGACGAGCTCGGGGACATGTGAAGGCGTGTTCAAAGGCTTTTCAGACTGTTTGCTGAACCTCGGAGAGAACATGGTCAACTATCCGCAGGAGCTGGACGACAGGGAGAACCTGCAGACCATCTGCTC ATATTGGGACGACTTCCATTCCTGCGCCTCCACCGCGATTGCTGACTGCCACGAAGGTGCTGTAGACCTTTGGGAGAAACTTAAAGTCCAGTCCAGGAGTTTAAACTACAAAGGCAGCCTGTTTGAACTGTGCTCAGGAGATAACGGATCATCCAAACTCGGTTTAACTTGGACCTGGAGCCTGGAACTGACAGTTTTGTCCATAGCTGTCTCCAAGCTGGTGGCATGGCTTGTATTCTGA
- the LOC136675890 gene encoding neuritin-like isoform X1, which translates to MNHRMGFTLTDRYTSLFFLLELVSLLQVTSSGTCEGVFKGFSDCLLNLGENMVNYPQELDDRENLQTICSYWDDFHSCASTAIADCHEGAVDLWEKLKVQSRSLNYKGSLFELCSGDNGSSKLGLTWTWSLELTVLSIAVSKLVAWLVF; encoded by the exons ATGAACCATAGGATGGGATTTACTTTAACAGATAGATACACCTCACTTTTCTTTCTGTTGGAGTTAG TGTCTTTACTCCAGGTGACGAGCTCGGGGACATGTGAAGGCGTGTTCAAAGGCTTTTCAGACTGTTTGCTGAACCTCGGAGAGAACATGGTCAACTATCCGCAGGAGCTGGACGACAGGGAGAACCTGCAGACCATCTGCTC ATATTGGGACGACTTCCATTCCTGCGCCTCCACCGCGATTGCTGACTGCCACGAAGGTGCTGTAGACCTTTGGGAGAAACTTAAAGTCCAGTCCAGGAGTTTAAACTACAAAGGCAGCCTGTTTGAACTGTGCTCAGGAGATAACGGATCATCCAAACTCGGTTTAACTTGGACCTGGAGCCTGGAACTGACAGTTTTGTCCATAGCTGTCTCCAAGCTGGTGGCATGGCTTGTATTCTGA